The Desulfoscipio gibsoniae DSM 7213 genome contains a region encoding:
- a CDS encoding molybdopterin biosynthesis protein — MKRDVYLEDKPLDKALAEYLDYLAGLGALAPGPSEFIAVEDAAGRVTAAPVYARTSSPHYHAAAMDGVAVKAADTFGASDATPKKLSLGPRAAVVDTGDPLPPECDAVIMIEDVHFIEESVFEITAGAVPWQHVRVIGEDVVATEMIVPANHRLRPVDLGGILAGGLTEIAVHPRPKVALLPTGTELVQPGVQLQPGDIIEYNTRVLGAMVAEWGGAPRRREITADDYQALKARLQEAVSEYDVVLINAGSSAGREDFTAELIGELGRVLTHGVAIKPGKPVVLGEVAGKPVVGVPGYSVSAVLAAELFVKPIIYSKLGAVPPAREKTSAIVSRKIVSPMGTEEFVRVKLGQVGDKIIATAISRGAGVIMSMVRADGMLRVPRLSEGYNAGQSVSVELMRPLEEVRETTVIIGSHDIALDVLANHLRQKYPFATLSSAHVGSLGGLSALKRGEAHCAGTHLLDEQTGDYNVSYIKRLLADQPVVLVNLVHREQGLIVAPGNPHDIQGVRDLAARGLSYINRQRGAGTRILFDFKLKEQSINPDEIKGYEREEYTHMAVAAAVASGSADAGMGIRAAALALGLDFVPVVEERYDLCIPGAYYDTPYIKRLLEVIAEPAFQQEVQSLGGYDLRDCGKIMYDSRG; from the coding sequence ATGAAAAGGGACGTTTACTTGGAGGACAAGCCGCTGGATAAGGCGCTGGCGGAATACCTTGATTATCTGGCCGGGCTTGGTGCACTTGCCCCGGGCCCCAGTGAGTTTATAGCGGTGGAGGATGCGGCAGGCCGGGTGACCGCAGCGCCGGTATATGCCCGAACTTCTTCGCCACATTACCACGCTGCTGCGATGGACGGAGTGGCGGTAAAGGCTGCGGACACTTTTGGCGCCTCCGATGCCACTCCTAAAAAGCTGTCCCTGGGTCCCCGAGCAGCTGTGGTGGATACCGGGGATCCCCTGCCGCCGGAGTGCGACGCCGTTATTATGATTGAGGACGTGCATTTTATTGAAGAAAGCGTGTTTGAAATTACTGCCGGAGCGGTGCCCTGGCAGCATGTTAGGGTGATTGGCGAGGATGTGGTAGCTACCGAAATGATTGTGCCCGCCAACCACCGGTTGCGCCCTGTCGACTTGGGCGGCATATTGGCCGGCGGGTTGACGGAAATTGCCGTGCATCCCCGGCCCAAGGTGGCGCTTTTGCCAACAGGTACCGAGCTGGTGCAGCCCGGAGTGCAACTTCAGCCCGGAGATATTATTGAATATAACACCCGGGTGCTGGGCGCAATGGTGGCTGAATGGGGCGGGGCCCCCCGGCGCCGGGAAATTACCGCCGACGATTACCAGGCTTTGAAAGCGCGGCTGCAGGAAGCGGTATCGGAGTATGACGTAGTGCTGATTAACGCGGGTTCATCTGCTGGACGGGAGGATTTTACCGCCGAGCTTATCGGCGAGCTGGGGCGTGTGCTCACCCACGGGGTTGCCATCAAGCCCGGTAAGCCTGTGGTGCTGGGTGAGGTGGCGGGCAAGCCGGTGGTGGGAGTGCCCGGTTACTCGGTATCTGCGGTGTTGGCAGCCGAGCTGTTTGTCAAGCCCATTATTTATAGCAAGCTGGGAGCGGTGCCACCCGCCCGGGAAAAGACCAGTGCCATAGTATCCCGTAAAATTGTATCTCCTATGGGCACAGAAGAATTTGTCCGGGTCAAACTCGGCCAGGTAGGGGATAAAATCATTGCCACGGCTATTTCCCGGGGAGCCGGGGTGATTATGTCGATGGTGCGGGCCGATGGTATGCTGCGGGTGCCCAGGCTTTCTGAGGGTTACAACGCCGGGCAGTCCGTGTCGGTGGAATTGATGCGCCCGCTGGAGGAAGTGCGAGAGACAACGGTGATTATCGGCAGTCACGATATCGCCCTGGATGTGCTGGCCAACCACCTGCGCCAAAAATATCCCTTCGCCACCCTTTCATCGGCCCATGTGGGCAGTCTGGGAGGATTGAGCGCCTTGAAGCGGGGTGAGGCCCACTGTGCCGGAACCCATTTACTGGACGAGCAAACCGGCGATTATAACGTGTCCTACATTAAGCGACTGCTGGCCGATCAACCTGTTGTTTTAGTCAATCTTGTGCACCGGGAGCAGGGTTTGATAGTAGCACCCGGTAATCCCCACGACATTCAAGGGGTGAGGGATCTGGCAGCCCGGGGTCTTAGTTATATTAACCGGCAGCGTGGTGCAGGCACGCGCATTTTGTTTGATTTCAAACTTAAAGAGCAGAGCATTAATCCCGACGAAATCAAGGGTTACGAGCGTGAGGAATACACTCATATGGCCGTGGCTGCGGCGGTAGCCTCGGGATCGGCCGACGCCGGCATGGGCATACGGGCCGCGGCCCTGGCCTTGGGTCTGGACTTTGTACCCGTGGTCGAGGAACGTTACGATTTATGTATTCCAGGTGCTTACTATGACACTCCGTACATAAAGCGGCTGTTAGAGGTAATCGCCGAACCCGCCTTTCAGCAGGAAGTCCAAAGCCTGGGCGGCTACGACCTGAGGGACTGTGGCAAAATAATGTACGACAGCCGGGGGTAG
- the fdhD gene encoding formate dehydrogenase accessory sulfurtransferase FdhD — MTGQTPVTIEKISGHDRTCTEDVVVRETAITLYLNNTELVTLICSPMNLRELCYGFLFAEGIIAGADDIAGFSHNEADGLVWVETRRPVQAEKNFLKRHVASCCGRGRASFYFVNDTGIAPVAAELRISTTAIVALRKEVEHRSALFAATGGVHGAALSDGEQILCFFEDVGRHNALDKITGWCLLHGITTRDKVLLFSGRVSSEILVKSARLGVPVIISRSAPTDLALELARQLNITVVGFARGNKMNIYTLGERIV; from the coding sequence TTGACTGGTCAAACACCTGTAACAATTGAAAAAATATCCGGCCACGACCGCACCTGCACAGAAGACGTGGTCGTCCGGGAAACAGCCATAACCCTTTATTTAAATAACACTGAGCTGGTTACGTTAATTTGCTCCCCCATGAACTTGCGTGAATTATGCTATGGCTTTCTATTTGCCGAGGGCATTATTGCCGGAGCGGATGACATTGCCGGTTTTTCTCATAATGAGGCCGACGGCTTGGTCTGGGTGGAAACCCGACGCCCGGTGCAAGCCGAAAAGAATTTCCTTAAGCGGCACGTAGCCTCCTGCTGCGGGAGGGGTCGGGCTTCCTTTTATTTTGTTAATGACACCGGCATCGCCCCCGTAGCAGCTGAGCTGCGCATTTCCACCACCGCCATTGTGGCCCTGCGCAAGGAAGTAGAGCACCGCTCCGCACTATTTGCTGCCACAGGAGGCGTGCACGGGGCTGCCCTCAGTGACGGTGAACAGATCCTTTGCTTTTTTGAAGATGTGGGCCGCCACAATGCGCTGGACAAAATTACCGGCTGGTGCTTATTGCATGGGATAACAACCCGGGATAAGGTGCTGCTTTTTTCCGGGCGGGTATCCTCGGAAATACTGGTTAAATCAGCCCGCCTGGGTGTACCCGTGATTATATCCCGCTCCGCCCCTACGGATCTGGCCCTTGAACTTGCTCGTCAGCTAAACATAACCGTGGTGGGTTTTGCCAGGGGCAACAAGATGAATATTTACACCCTGGGGGAACGGATTGTATAA
- a CDS encoding MogA/MoaB family molybdenum cofactor biosynthesis protein, with the protein MFKVAILTMSDKGSRGEREDRSAGVIGELVAQQGWTVAEYRVIPDDYDTIVETLIDLVDRGRLDLIITTGGTGFSPRDNTPEATRAVIHREAPGLAEAMRLESMKKTNRAMLSRAVAGIRHSTLIVNLPGSPKGVRECLEAILPALPHGLEILTGQAQDCGSAG; encoded by the coding sequence GTGTTCAAAGTGGCAATTTTAACTATGAGCGATAAGGGTTCGCGGGGCGAACGCGAGGACCGCAGCGCCGGAGTAATCGGGGAATTGGTGGCGCAGCAGGGGTGGACGGTAGCAGAGTACCGCGTTATCCCCGATGATTATGACACCATCGTGGAAACACTGATTGATTTAGTTGACCGTGGCCGGCTTGATCTTATTATTACCACCGGGGGCACGGGTTTTAGCCCGAGGGATAATACTCCCGAGGCCACACGGGCGGTAATCCATCGTGAGGCACCTGGCCTGGCCGAGGCTATGCGCTTGGAAAGTATGAAAAAAACCAACCGGGCCATGCTTTCCCGGGCAGTGGCGGGTATCAGGCATAGTACCCTTATAGTTAATTTACCCGGCAGCCCTAAAGGCGTGCGGGAGTGCCTGGAAGCAATTCTTCCTGCACTGCCCCACGGCCTGGAGATACTCACCGGGCAGGCACAAGATTGCGGCAGCGCGGGATAG
- the groES gene encoding co-chaperone GroES: MIRPLGDRVVVKPLPSEEVTKSGIVLPDTAKEKPQQGEVVAVGSGRLLDNGQRVAIDLKAGDKVLFSKYAGNDIKIDEVEYLILREMDILGVIE, translated from the coding sequence GTGATAAGACCTTTAGGCGATCGGGTGGTTGTAAAGCCTCTGCCCAGCGAAGAAGTAACCAAAAGCGGTATTGTGCTGCCGGATACGGCCAAGGAAAAGCCGCAGCAAGGTGAAGTAGTGGCCGTGGGTTCAGGCCGTCTGTTGGATAACGGGCAGCGCGTAGCTATTGACCTGAAAGCAGGGGACAAGGTGCTGTTTTCCAAGTATGCAGGCAATGACATTAAAATCGACGAGGTTGAGTACTTGATCCTGCGGGAAATGGACATCCTCGGCGTCATTGAGTAA
- the groL gene encoding chaperonin GroEL (60 kDa chaperone family; promotes refolding of misfolded polypeptides especially under stressful conditions; forms two stacked rings of heptamers to form a barrel-shaped 14mer; ends can be capped by GroES; misfolded proteins enter the barrel where they are refolded when GroES binds), translating into MAGKEIIFREDARKALEKGVNALAEAVKVTLGPKGRNVVLEKKFGSPMITNDGVTIAREIELEDPFENMGAQLVKEVATKTNDVAGDGTTTATLLAQALVREGLKNVAAGANPMIIKRGIEKAVEKAVDAIKGSAKTVESKSAIAQVASISANDDSIGNLIADAMEKVGKDGVITVEESKGIGTTLEVVEGMNFDRGYISPYMITDTDKMEANLDDPYILITDRKISAVADILPVLEKVVQSGKALVIIAEDVEGEALATLVLNKLRGTFTCVAVKAPGFGDRRKAMLQDIGILTGGTVISEEVGLKLDKADITMLGRASKVRIKKEETIIVGGAGSTDDITARVTQIKKQIEETTSDFDREKLQERLAKLAGGVAVIQVGAATETELKEKKLRIEDALNATRAAVEEGIVSGGGVAYVQGINALTDLTTETMDEKVGVDIVRRALEEPLRQIASNAGMEGSVVVEKVRVAEAGVGFNALSGEYVNMIDAGIVDPAKVTRSALQNAASIAAMILTTETLVAEKPEDNKGGGGMPPGMGGMGGMGGMM; encoded by the coding sequence GTGGCAGGTAAAGAAATTATTTTCCGCGAAGATGCCCGTAAAGCGCTGGAAAAGGGCGTAAACGCGCTGGCTGAAGCGGTTAAGGTTACCCTGGGTCCCAAAGGCCGCAATGTTGTGTTGGAGAAAAAATTTGGTTCGCCTATGATTACCAATGATGGCGTGACCATTGCGAGAGAAATTGAACTGGAAGATCCGTTTGAAAATATGGGTGCCCAGCTGGTTAAAGAAGTGGCCACTAAAACTAACGATGTAGCCGGTGACGGTACCACTACTGCCACACTGCTGGCCCAGGCCCTTGTGCGGGAAGGTTTGAAAAACGTAGCCGCCGGTGCCAACCCTATGATTATCAAGCGGGGCATTGAAAAGGCCGTTGAAAAAGCAGTGGATGCCATTAAAGGTTCCGCTAAAACTGTGGAAAGCAAGTCTGCCATTGCCCAGGTTGCTTCAATCTCTGCCAACGATGATTCCATTGGCAACCTGATTGCCGACGCTATGGAAAAAGTGGGTAAAGACGGTGTAATTACTGTTGAGGAATCCAAAGGTATCGGTACCACCCTGGAAGTTGTAGAAGGGATGAATTTTGACCGGGGTTACATATCCCCCTACATGATCACCGACACCGATAAAATGGAAGCTAATTTGGATGATCCCTATATTTTAATCACTGACCGTAAGATTTCCGCAGTGGCCGACATTTTGCCGGTGCTGGAAAAAGTTGTACAGTCCGGCAAAGCCCTGGTCATCATTGCTGAAGATGTTGAAGGTGAAGCGCTGGCTACTTTGGTGCTGAACAAACTCCGCGGCACTTTCACCTGCGTGGCTGTCAAGGCCCCCGGATTTGGCGATCGCCGCAAGGCCATGCTGCAGGATATCGGTATTCTGACCGGCGGCACCGTGATTTCCGAAGAAGTGGGCTTAAAGCTGGATAAAGCCGATATCACCATGCTGGGTCGGGCTTCCAAGGTTCGTATTAAGAAAGAAGAAACCATCATCGTGGGTGGTGCCGGCAGTACCGATGATATTACCGCCCGGGTAACCCAAATTAAGAAGCAAATTGAAGAAACCACTTCCGACTTCGACCGGGAAAAACTGCAGGAGCGCCTGGCCAAGCTGGCTGGTGGCGTGGCTGTTATCCAGGTTGGTGCTGCTACTGAAACCGAATTGAAGGAAAAGAAACTGCGTATTGAGGACGCTCTGAACGCTACCAGGGCCGCAGTTGAAGAAGGTATTGTATCCGGCGGTGGCGTGGCCTATGTGCAGGGCATTAACGCTCTGACTGATCTGACTACGGAGACCATGGATGAAAAAGTGGGTGTAGACATTGTCCGCCGGGCATTGGAAGAGCCCCTGCGCCAGATTGCCAGCAATGCTGGTATGGAAGGTTCCGTTGTTGTTGAAAAAGTACGGGTTGCTGAAGCAGGTGTGGGCTTTAACGCTCTCTCCGGTGAATATGTGAATATGATCGATGCCGGTATCGTTGACCCGGCTAAAGTTACTCGCTCCGCGCTGCAAAACGCAGCCAGCATCGCGGCCATGATCTTGACCACTGAAACACTGGTGGCTGAAAAGCCCGAAGATAACAAGGGCGGCGGCGGCATGCCTCCCGGAATGGGCGGCATGGGCGGAATGGGTGGCATGATGTAA
- a CDS encoding helix-turn-helix domain-containing protein translates to MEVCYNKLFKLLIDKGIKKTELRKMTGISPNTLTKLSNNEFVSMAVLVKICRQLNCDFGDIVEIVESPEYKTANPKG, encoded by the coding sequence ATGGAGGTATGCTACAACAAATTATTTAAGTTGTTGATAGATAAAGGCATTAAAAAAACTGAGCTTCGAAAAATGACCGGCATCAGTCCTAACACCTTAACAAAGTTATCAAATAACGAATTCGTTTCGATGGCAGTTTTAGTAAAGATTTGCCGCCAATTGAATTGTGACTTTGGCGATATTGTTGAGATAGTAGAAAGCCCTGAGTATAAAACAGCAAATCCTAAAGGATAA
- a CDS encoding DUF1819 family protein — MENIGEGDMTRKEYSAGAVKRSFWFAEFRKVVNLLNSGKTLNEIKTLNLEENIFSAPTQARAIQIFNAVSSRVKNIDKSFYQLFERCDIANQKIIVLTAVMQSDSLFFDFIYEVYREKLIIGDNELTDRDFSIFFKNKQLQSEKVASWTDYTLKRLSTCYKTMLMEAGIINRAIGNRKILKPILDKSLENCLLANRMEITLHALTGVR; from the coding sequence ATGGAAAACATTGGTGAAGGAGACATGACGAGAAAAGAATACAGCGCAGGAGCAGTGAAGCGATCCTTCTGGTTTGCCGAGTTTCGCAAGGTGGTCAACCTGCTTAACAGCGGCAAAACATTAAATGAAATCAAGACTTTGAATTTAGAAGAAAATATCTTCTCAGCCCCGACACAGGCAAGGGCAATTCAAATATTCAATGCGGTGTCTTCTCGTGTAAAAAACATAGACAAGTCTTTTTATCAATTATTTGAGCGATGTGATATCGCAAATCAAAAAATAATTGTTCTGACAGCTGTGATGCAGAGCGACAGTTTATTTTTTGATTTTATATACGAAGTCTACCGTGAAAAATTGATTATCGGTGACAATGAATTGACTGACAGAGACTTTAGTATTTTTTTCAAAAACAAGCAATTGCAAAGTGAGAAAGTGGCCAGCTGGACGGACTACACTTTAAAACGTTTGAGCACTTGCTATAAGACAATGCTTATGGAAGCCGGTATCATAAACCGGGCAATCGGAAATAGAAAAATCTTGAAACCAATCTTGGATAAATCGTTGGAAAACTGCCTGCTGGCAAATCGTATGGAAATAACGCTCCATGCGTTGACGGGAGTGAGATAA
- a CDS encoding DUF1788 domain-containing protein has product MRSLEEKLDGAERKIKTESFRQNKGLGNEVGYYVFDYPADKELMVRERIAYMKAKNAKGTDGFELVVYDLYDIIIDLLEKEGFMEQCFKFEKKKGLERVVKAVGNLLQFNDENNLIVQYIQEHTPGDAVIFLVGIGKCYPLLRSHKVLNNLHQVIDRVPVVLFYPGKYDGQELVLFSEIKDGNYYRAFRLVD; this is encoded by the coding sequence ATGCGCAGTTTGGAAGAAAAACTTGATGGAGCGGAACGCAAGATTAAAACTGAGAGTTTTCGGCAAAACAAAGGGCTTGGCAATGAAGTTGGCTATTATGTCTTCGATTACCCTGCGGACAAAGAACTAATGGTCAGGGAACGAATTGCATACATGAAAGCCAAAAACGCTAAAGGTACCGATGGATTCGAGCTTGTTGTTTATGACCTTTATGATATTATTATCGACCTTTTGGAAAAGGAAGGCTTCATGGAACAATGCTTCAAGTTTGAAAAGAAAAAGGGCCTGGAACGGGTCGTTAAGGCTGTGGGAAATCTCCTGCAATTTAATGATGAAAACAACCTGATTGTTCAGTATATTCAAGAACATACGCCCGGGGATGCAGTTATTTTCTTAGTTGGGATAGGAAAATGCTACCCTCTTCTCCGTTCACATAAAGTTCTCAATAACCTTCATCAGGTGATCGATCGAGTGCCGGTGGTACTTTTCTATCCGGGCAAATATGACGGGCAGGAATTGGTCCTGTTTTCAGAAATCAAAGACGGCAATTATTACAGAGCATTTAGGCTCGTTGATTAA